The DNA window ATTCTGGGTACACCAAACCTGTCAGCCCATCTCCAATTAGCTTCTGATTGAGGCTGTACTCCTTCAACCGCTGAGAAAATGAATATTATACCATCAAGAACCTTCATAGATCGCACCACTTCTACGGAAAAGTCCACGTGTCCAGGTGTGTCTATGATGTTTATCTGATGGTCTTTCCAGTAGCATGCGGTAGTTGCTGCAGTTATGGTTATACCTCTTTCCTTCTCCTGAGGCATCCAGTCCATAGTGGCAGCACCTTCGTGTACCTCACCTATCTTGTATGTCTTCCCAGTATAGTAGAGTATTCTTTCCGTTGTTGTTGTCTTTCCAGCATCTATATGAGCTACTATTCCTATGTTTCTGAGTTTTTCTATAGGTACGGTTCTGGGCATCTCTCTTCCTCCTTTACCATCTGAAGTGCGCAAATACCTTATTGGCTTCAGCCATTTTATGGGTATCTTCCTTCTTCTTTATCGCACCACCTTTGCCTTCAAGAGCATCAAGAAGTTCAGCCTTTAGTCTCTCTACCATCGTGTAACTCCCTCTGTGCTTTCCTCTGTTTCTGGCAGCTTCCACAAGCCATTTTAGAGCTAAGCTTATCTGTCTCCTCGGTGGTACTTCCACGGGTACCTGATAAGTAGCTCCGCCAACCCTTCTAGGTCTTACTTCATACTCGGGTTTTAGCTGTTCCACAACCTTATGAAGTAGTTCCGTAGGAGTCATTTTTGCCTCTTTTGATGCCTCTTCCAGAGCGGTGTACACTATATACTCAGCAACACTCTTTTTGCCGTCTTTCATCACTTTGTTTATAAGCTTGCTCACGAGAAGATCTCCGTAAATTGGGTCAGGCATCACCTCTCTGGGAGGAACTGCTCCCTTCCTTGGCATTACTTTTTACCTCCTGTCTGTTTTGGTCTCTTTGCACCATATTTGGATCTTGACTGCTTTCTGTTAGCTACACCTGCGGTGTCAAGCGCACCTCTTATTACTTTGTACCTCACGCCGGGAAGGTCTTTAACCCTTCCTCCTCTCACAAGGACTATAGAGTGTTCCTGAAGGTTATGACCTTCTCCAGGTATGTATGCTGTTACCTCTATGCCGTTAGAAAGTCTAACTCTTGTGACTTTCCTGAGGGCAGAGTTGGGTTTTTTGGGCGTTACAGTATATACCCTTACACACACACCCCTCTTTTGCGGGTTACCCTCAAGGGCTGGAGATTTACTCCTCTTCCTTTTTTGCTCTCTACCATATTTCACAAGCTGGTTTATGGTAGGCATACCATCCTCCTTTCAAAGCAGTCTATTATTATAACACATCTTTTAGAGCCTTTACCTTTGTTTCCTCAGCTAGTTTAACCATGGCGTGCTTTCCGCTACCAGTTCCTGCCGGTATGAGGTTTCCTATAATGACGTTTTCCTTTATTCCTCTCAGGTCATCCACCTTACCTTCACAAGATGCGTCTGTCAAGACTTTGGGTGTTTCCTGGAAGGATGCTGCGGATATCCAGCTCCTTGCTGTAAGTGCAGCTTTAGATATACCTACGAGGATAGGTTCTACTTTAGGGAGCTTACCCCCTTCTTCCTTTATCCTCTGAATTTCCTGTTCAAGATCCTCCACATCTACTTCTTCATTTACCAAAAATCTGCTATCTCCGGGATCCACTATCCTCCTCTTTCTTAACATCTGTCTTATGATGATCTCAAAGTGCTTGTCGTTTATGTCAACACCCTGCAGTCTATAAACCATCTGTACTTCTTTGAGTAGGAACTTTTGAAGCTCATCCATGCCCTTTATCCTTAATATTTCTTCCGGTACTGGCGTTCCATCCGTTAATGGATCTCCTGCGCTCACTGTATCCCCATTCTTAACCAGAAGGTGCTTACCTTTAGGTACAAAGTACTCTCTCTGGAGTCCCGTATCTTTGTTGTAGACCACGAGCTTGTATCCTCTCCCCTTAATCCTTACCTGTCCATCTATTTCGGCTTTAACAGTTTCGGTTATGTTAGTCCCCTTTTGTATGTATTGTCCGTGACTCACAAGGATATACTCATCTTTCCTTATGTCATACCTTCTCGTCTCTCCTGTTCTGGGATTATATAGTATGACTTCGTCAGCATCTTCGTATATCCTTACAGTACCATCTATCTCGGTGAGTATGGCGGGATTCTTGGGCTTTCTTGCCTCAAACAGCTCTTCCACCCTTGGAAGACCTCCTACGATATCTCTAACTTTTGCCATTTCCTTGGGTATCCTTGCAAGAACATCTCCAGGCTGAACTTGATAATCTTTAACCACATAGTACTTGTGCTGTATCTCCGTACCTTCGGATTCACTACATGTTGGACAGATAAGCCATTCAACCTTTATGTTCTCTGGCGGTATGTTGAGTATGGAGTTAACTGGAAGGTCATACGCAAGTTCTCTGCCTTCTGCGGTAGTTACCACTATTCTGGGTGTGTGGAGCATAGCATCTTTTGGTCTTGTAAAAGAAACTACGGTGGAAGTTTTACCAGAAAGAGGATCTCTCTCCTCTTTTACAGTTACATCAAGTACTATGTCTTTGAACTCTACTTTTCCACCTTCTTCGGCTATTATGTATGTGTTGAAGGGATCCCACTCTGCGAGAGTGGTACCTTCCTTAACTTCTTTACCTTCCTCCACAAAAATAACAGATGCATAAGGTACAGAGTGTCTCTCTACAGGTCTTGAATCTCTGTCAAGTATAGCTATGGCGGCATCTTTTGATATGTTTATGAACTTACCTTCCCTGTTTCTTATAAGCTTCATGTTGTAGTATTTGACTGTACCGCTTGTTTCACACACCAAAACGTTCTGTACTTTTTCAGCAACGGCTGCACCTCCTATGTGGAAGGTACGCATGGTAAGCTGTGTACCCGGTTCACCTATGGACTGGGCTGCTATTATACCTATAGCTTCCCCAACGTCCACAAGCTTCCTCTGAGATAGATCCCAACCGTAACACATGGCGCAAACACCGAACTTGGCTTCGCACGTAAGAGGGGATCTCACCTTCACACTCTCTATACCCGCATGTACTATCCTGTCAGCGAGGTTTTCGTCCACTATTTGGTTCCTCTTGACTATGACCTCACCCGTATATGGATCCACTATATCTTCCGCCAAAGTCCTACCAATTATTCTCTCTCTAAGAGGTACCTTTTCTTCACCACCCTCCACTATAGCAGTCATATCTATACCTTTGTGGGTTTTACAGTCATGCTCTGTTATCATAATATCCTGTGCAACATCCACTAATCTTCTTGTAAGATACCCAGCGAAAGCTGTCTTCAATGCAGTATCGGCAAGACCTTTTCTCGCACCGTATGTGGATATGAAGTACTCAAGTACAGAAAGCCCCTCTCTGAAATTGGATATGATGGGTGTTTCTATGAACTCACCAGTATGCTTCGCCATTAGACCCCTCATAGCTGCAAGCTGTCTTATCTGATCTCTGTTTCCTCTCGCTCCAGAATTTGCCATCATGTATATGGGATTGAAAATGCCCGGATATACTTTACCTTCTTCCTCTCTCTGGCTCTTTTCTATTTCTTCAAACATAGCCTTAGATACCTTATCCGTTATCTCAGACCAGAGATCTATTATCCTGTTGTATCTTTCTTTGTTTGTGAGCAAACCTTTCATATACTGATCTATGATCTCATCTGCCTGTTGGAAGGCTTCCTTGAGTATATCCCTCTTTATACTCGGTATCTGAAGGTCGTCAACGCTTATGGATATTGCCGCTTTGGTTGCCATATTAAAGCCAAGCTCTTTCAGATCATCAAGGAACTTTGCGGTTTTTTCTGTACCATACCTGTTATATATGTTTGTAATGAGCTTGGATACCTTTTTCTTGTCAAGGGGTTCATTCACAAAGGGATGACCTTCAGGTAGTATGCTATTGAAAAGCACTCTACCGGGTGTGGTTTCAATGATTTTGCTGTCCTCAAGCCTTAACTTTATCCTTGCGTGCATATCCACTTTCTGGTTTTCTAAAGCGAGAAGCACATCCTCCTTGCTGAGGAAAAGCTTCCCCTCACCTTTAGCACCGGGGACTTCCTGCGTGATGTAATAAACACCGAGTATCATATCCTGAGATGGCATAGTTATCGGTTTTCCGTGAGCTGGGGATATGATGTTTTGGGTAGAAAGCATGAGAATGTATGCTTCAAGCTGTGCGGTTATACCTAAAGGAACGTGAACAGCCATCTGGTCTCCATCAAAGTCCGCATTGAAGGGAGGGCAAACGAGTGGATGCAGTTGTATGGCTTTGCCATCTATAAGAACGGGTTCGAAAGCCTGTATAGACATCCTGTGTAAAGTAGGCGCACGATTTAACAATACAGGATGCTGTTTTATTACCTCCTCAAGGCACTCCCATACTTCCGCAGTTTTCTGTTCTACCAACTTCTTTGCATTCTTTATGGATGTGGCGTATCCCTTTTCCTCTAACCTTCTGTATACGAAGGGTTTGAAAAGCTCAAGAGCCATAATTCTTGGAAGACCGCACTGATGCATTTTGAGTTCAGGACCTACCACTATAACGGATCTGCCCGAATAATCTACCCTCTTTCCGAGGAGGTTCTGTCTAAACCTACCCTGTTTTCCTTTAAGATAGTCGGAAAGGGATTTTAAAGCTCTACCGTTCTGGGTTACTACCCTTCCACGCTTTCCATTGTCAATAAGAGCGCTTACCACTTCTTGAAGCATTCTCTTTTCGTTTCTTATAATGATTTCGGGAGCATCAAGCTCTATGAGCCTTTTGAGCCTGTTGTTTCTGTTTATGATCCTTCTGTATAGATCGTTGAGGTCTGATGTGGCAAAGCGTCCTCCATCAAGAGCTACCAAAGGTCTCAGCTCTGGTGGAAGTACAGGAAGAACTTCTAAGATCATCCATTCAGGTCTGTTACCGCTCTTTATAAAGTCCTCCACAAGTTTCAATACTCTTATAGCTTTTCTTACCTTTGCTTCAGAAACTTCCTTGAGAACCGCTGACCTTATATCCTCTTTGATCTTTTCAAATACGGGTAGGTCTTTTCTCCTCTCTTTTACTCTTTCGTAATATTCTCGCAGAGCTTCCTTACCTGTCAAACAACTCTCACCGCAATCTTCAGAGAGAACTTCACCTGTCTCAACATTGAGATATAGCTCTTCGTTCAAAATACCGAGAATTGCCTGATCTAAAGTTACGCTTTCAGCATGCTTTAGATCAACACCATAGAGCCTGAAGTTTTCAGCTATGACTTTAACCATCTTATGGTATATCTTTTTGTACTTCTCCTCCAGGTGTTTACCCAGATCCTCAAATCCCAAACTGTAAGGTTTTATCTCTTCTCTGAGCTTTCTTGCAAAGGCTTGAAGATCAAGGGAAGCCAAAACCTTCTTTATTATCTCCGCACCCATACCGCTTTCGTACCTGTGTTCCAGACTCGTTGCATATTCACTTAGGTATTTGTCTTCATCTACCACATACAACTTTACGAATTTGGTATTTCCCATATCATCCTTTATGGGTACGGTATCTTCCATCTCCTCAAACTTCTTTTCTTCCTCTTCGCTCATGGGATACTCTATGACAAGATATGACTCAAAGTAAACTACCCTTTCCGCATCCCTTGCTGAAAGGTTAAGGAGTGTGGCTATCTTAGAAGGGGAGCTTTTCAAAAACCATATGTGGGCAACGGGTGCGGCAAGCTCTATATGTCCAAATCTCTTTCTTCTCACATAAGACTTTGTTACCTCAACACCGCACCTGTCACATATAGTACCTTCAAACCTCTTCCCTCTGTACTTACCGCAAAGACACTCGTAATCCTTTATTGGACCGAATATCTTAGCGCAAAAGAGTCCGTCCTTTTCTGGTTTATGAGTTCTGTAGTTTATGGTTTCTGGCTTTTTTACCTCCCCATAGCTCCAGCTCCTTATATCATCAGGTGAAGCAAGCATAAGTTTTATTTTTTCAAAGGGAAGAAGTCCCTTTCTCATCTTTCTTCCTCCTCAATTTCAATCTGATCGCAGGGTTTTGATTCCCCGTTTTCACACTTAACATTGAGTCCCAAAGCTTTCAGCTCCCTGACCAATACCCTAAAGGATTCGGGTATTCCAGGTGTGTAGGTGTATCTACCCTTTACTATCGCCTCGTAAACTTTTGTCCTACCTTCAATGTCATCGGATTTGACCGTTAGCATCTCCTGAAGTGTGTAAGCGGCACCATGAGCTTCCAAAGCCCAAACTTCCATCTCTCCAAGTCTCTGCCCTCCAAATTGTGCTCTTCCTCCAAGAGGTTGTTGTGTAACCAGCGAATAAGGACCTGTACTTCTTGCGTGTATTTTGTCGTCAACCATGTGTATGAGTTTGAGCATGTACATGTACCCAACAGTAACCTTAGTATCAAAAGGTTCGCCTGTCCTACCATCGTAAAGTGTGATCCTACCATTCTCGGGTAGATCAGCCATTTTCAAAAGCTCCTTTATCTGATCTTCATTTGCACCTTCAAAGACAGGTGTGGCAACGGGTATACCTTTTTCCGCGTAACTTCTGATAACTTCCCAAAAGTCTTCATCGCTCAAACCATTTAAGAAACTTTCTATATATCCGGCATTCTCCCCGTAGTGCGTATCACCTACCGAGTAAATTTTCTTAAGAAACTCCACTATTTCTTGCCTGTCAGCCATTTCTGAAATGAGTTCTCCGAGTTTTTTACCCAATTCTTTAAGCGCCCAACCTAAGTGTGTTTCAAGTATCTGACCCACATTCATACGGGAAGGTACTCCCAATGGATTGAGCACTACGTCAACGGGTGTTCCGTCAGGAAGAAAAGGCATATCTTCCACAGGAAGTACCACAGATATTACACCCTTGTTTCCGTGTCTTCCAGCCATCTTATCGCCCACTTTTATCTTTCTCTTTTGAGCTATGTAAACCTTTACCAGAGTAACAACCCCAGGTGGGAGCTCACTTCTTTTACCTATGGATTCCTCCTTTTCTTTATACATTCTCTCTAAGAGTTCCACTTGAGCTTTTGTTCTGTCTCTTACTTCATTTATCTTACTGCACAGATCCTTGTCCTCAAAGAGATTTTCTGGTTTTGCAATTATGTAATTGAGAAGTATATCAAAGGTCTTTTCGTCAATCTGTGTACCAGCTTTGTAAGTTTTTTTCTTCACTGTTATATCTCTATCGGTCTTTTTACCCAAAACTAAATCCTTTACTATGCTGTTTCTACCTTCAACGAGGAGCTTTTTCTTCTTTTCAAGATCATTACGAAGAGCTTCCTTTTCTTGCCTTTCCACATGTTCAGCAAGATAATTTCTTCTCTCTCCCACCTTCCTTGCAAATACCTGCACATCAACAACAACACCTTCTACACCTGGAGGACACCTTAAAGACGTGTCTTTTACATCTCTTGACTTTTCCCCAAAGATAGCCTGAAGCAGTTTCTCTTCGGGTGTGAGCTGTTGTTCTCCCTTTGGTGTAACCTTACCCACGAGTATGTCACCTGGCTTTACGTAAGTACCTATCCTGACTATACCAAACTCATCAAGGTGAGCCAACATTCTCTCGGGAACACCCGGTACGGATCTGGTTATCTCCTCATAGCCTATCTTCGTCTCTCTGGCTTCCACTTCAAGCTCCTCAATGTGTATAGAGGTAAAAACATCCTCTTTTACAAGCCTTTCGGATATAACTATAGCATCCTCAAAGTTATAACCTCGCCATGGCATAAAGGCAACAAGTACATCTTTACCTAAAGCGAGTTCACCTTTCTGCGTTGATTGACCATCAGCAAGTATCTCACCTTTGTTCACCTTTTGACCCTTAAAGACGAGAGGTCTCTCGTTTATGCATGTGTTCTGATTCGTCCTGCTCATCTTCTTGAGTTCGTATATGTCTATACCCATATCCGTAGGATCATTAGGATCTATCTCTTCCGGGTTTACCCTCACTATTATCCTTCTGCTGTCTACCTCTTCCACTATACCGCCCCTTTTGGCAACGATCACAGCAGCGCTGTCATATGCTACCTTTCTTTCCATTCCCGTACCCACAAGAGGAGAAGAGGTAAATACAAGAGGTACTGCCTGTCTCTGCATATTTGACCCCATAAGCGCCCTGTTCGCATCGTCATGTTCAAGGAAGGGGATCAATGAGGCTGACACAGAGACAACCTGTCTTGAGGAAACATCCATGTAATTGACCTGTTCGGGTTTCACTATCTGGATATCGTTTTTGTATCTTGCAAAAACCCTATCAGTTTTTATATTGCCCTCCTCATCTGTGGGAGTATACTGAGCTATAACGTAATTTTCTTCCTCATAAGCAGCAAGATACTCTATCTCATCGGTTACTTTACCATTAACTACTTTCCTGTAAGGTGTTATTATGAAACCGAACTCGTTGATCTGTGCATAAACCGTTAAGGAGGTCACAAGCCCAATGTTTTGTCCTTCGGGCGTTTCTATAGGACATATCCTACCGTAGTGAGATGGATGCACGTCCCTTATCTCAAACTTAGCACTCTCTCTGGTGAGTCCTCCAGGACCCAATGCGGAAAGCCTTCTCTTATGGGTAAGTGAAGACAGAGGGTTAGTGTTATCAAGATATTGTGAAAGAGTTCCACCTTTGAGAAACTCGTAAAGTGCGCTGGTGAGATATCTGGGATTTAAAAGATCCTGAGGCTTAAGGTGTGGGTCTTCTGGGTTAGCAACTGTACACCTATCCCTGAAAAACTTTTCCATCCGTGCCACGCCTATACGGGCTTGGTTTTCAAGCAATTCCCCTATGGCTCTCACGCGTCTGTTTCCCAGATAAGCGATATCATCCTTTTTCTCTCTACCGAAACGCAGATCTATAAGGTACTTGACTGTATTTATGAGATCTATTGGTAAGATGAAGCGAGCGCTGTCTTCCGTGTAGTCCCTAACTTTCACCTGATCCTTGATTTTAAATATTTCTTTCAACATTTGCTCAGTCACAAGCTCGCCTTCAGCGTAAGTATCCACATTTTCCGCAAGAGCCAAAGGAGGCATATTCGCAAGTTTTTCCACATCGGCTGGTTTTAGGATCTTGGGAGGTTTGTGAACTTTAGCATTTATCTTCACCCTTCCTACGCGAGAAAGGTCGTACCTTGTTATGTCCTCAAAATAGAGGGAAAAGTGGGATCTTGCTCTGCTCACAAGATGCTCAAGTTCCATAACCATAGGTTCTACAGCTCTCAGTTTCTTGTATATGTCAACGAGGGCTATATCCCTGAATGTGAAACGGGAAGGGATAACAATGGAGCTTCTCTTATCAGGATCACGCGGTGATGTTTCCGAAATTAGTGTCTCTATGATGATCTTCCCGTAAGGACTCTTGACCGCGCTATCTCTTGGTACGGCTGTCAAAAGCTCCACTTTTATCCTTTCGTCTTTGAGAAGTCTCTCAAGGTCTTCTACATCCTCTATGTATCTCTCTTCCAAGAACTCCTCTTCCTTACCCTTTCCTTCAAGTTTTCCTTTGTATCTAAGAACGGCAAAGAGGTAGTTATTTGTAAGGTCTTCAGCTTTGAACTCTTCACCCGTCTGTCTATCAAAAAGCCGTTCACCTTCGGAAAAATAAGCTTTGGTTTCCGGATAAAAGTACTTCAAGATGTCATAGGCGGTTTCAAGCCCTAAGGCTCTGAACATATAAGAACCGCTTACTTTCTTTTTGTCAACCCTTGCGGTCAATAAGTCTGTTGTACTTGAAAGCTCAAATTCTACCCTCGAACCCTTATCGGGTATTATACTAGCTCTGTATATGATCCTCACTATGGTAGTGTCTTTCTGTCTTTCCTCTTTCTCTTCAAAAAACACACCCGGTGACCTTATAAGCTGACTTACCACTATCCTCTCACTTCCGTTGATTACGAAAGATCCCGTATCCGTCATCATTGGGATCTCGCCAAAATACACCTTTCTCGGTTCAAGGACCTTTTCTCCCTTTTTGGTTTTAGCTTTCAGCCTTACGAGTACCCTCAAAGGTACAGCGTAGGTAAAGCCTTTTGTTTTACACTCATCAACCGAATACTTTTCCCTGTATGTGAGCGGTGTTGAGCATTTGGGACATTTAACCCCGTATCCGCCAAGGAAGGTCTGATCATTGTATGCTTTATAACCGCATCTGTTACACTCCCATTCGCCTACCTCGTATCCTAAATACTCAACAGTGATCTTCTCATCAGGATCCTTAAAGGGGAAGGAGGTTCTGAATATGTATTCAAGACCTTTAGCCTGACGCTCCTGCGGAGATCTCTTGAACTGCAGGAAGTTTTCAAAGGATTCTTTGGGTAAAAATAAAAGATGCGGAGGCTCAAGTATTTCGGACCTTCTTCCGAAAAACTTCCTCGGTAAAGATAAATTTCTTCTCATGCTCTAACCCTCTTTATATGCTCAGGAAACCTATAAATATAAGACAAGTTTAGAGAAAAGTCAAATAAAAATAAAACCCCCTGTGTATAACAGGGGGCTTCATTTGAGGGAAATTTCATACCCTTCTGAGGCTTACTTTATCTCCACTTCAGCGCCTGCCTCTTCAAGTTTCTTCTTGATGTTTTCCGCTTCCTCTTTGGATACACCTTCCTTTACCGGTTTAGGTGCGGACTCCACAAGATCTTTGGCTTCTTTGAGTCCCAATCCCGTTATTTCCCTGACAACCTTTATGACGTTTATCTTATTTGCTCCTGCACTTTTGAGTATGACATCAAACTCCGTCTTTTCTTCTACAGCTGTGGGTGCAGAAGGTCCTCCAGCGACGGCAGCTGGTGCCGCAGCTACCATAGCTGCAGAAACACCAAACTTTTCTTCAAGCTTCTTCACAAGTTCGGCGACCTCAAGAAGGGTCATGTTGCCAATAGCCTCAACTATTTCGTCAATGGTAAGTGTAGCCATCTGTTAACCTCCTTTCAAGATTTTTTCTCTTCTAAAGCTTTTAAAGTTAAAACAAGCTTCTGGGGTAGCGCTTTTAGAGCCATGATAAAGTTTATCAAAGGTGCTTGAAGCGTACCCATAAGCTTAGATATGAGAACCTCCATAGGAGGCAGTTCCGCAAGGGATTGGATATCTGCAGGTTTTAAGAACCTCCCCTGCATATAACCACCCTTAATCTTCTCCAAAGGATTGTCTTTATTGATCTCCTTCGCAAATTCGTACACTTTTTTCGCTAATAAAACTGGATCTTTGTAAGAAAAGATTATGGCGGTTGGTCCTACAAGTACCTCCCTGTGATCCGACAAGGGTGTATCCATAAAGGCTCTGTAAAAAAGAGTATTTTTACCTACAAGTACTTCTCCACCTGAAGACCTTATATCCACTCTCAGCTTAGACATAGCCCCAGCATCTATACCCGTAAAATTCAAGAATATCAAGAGATTGGATCTTTCCATACGTTCTCTGTAACCTTTTACCTTCTTCTCTTTTTCTTTCCAACTTTTCCTTTCCATACTATCCTCCTTATGCGGCTAGTTCTTGCAATCTTCTGAGTGTTTGCGCTATATCCACCCTAACACCTGGACTCATGGTGCTTGAAAGGGTGATGCTCCTCACATACTGACCTTTTGCACCAGAAGGTTTGGCTT is part of the Hydrogenobacter sp. genome and encodes:
- the rpsG gene encoding 30S ribosomal protein S7; amino-acid sequence: MPRKGAVPPREVMPDPIYGDLLVSKLINKVMKDGKKSVAEYIVYTALEEASKEAKMTPTELLHKVVEQLKPEYEVRPRRVGGATYQVPVEVPPRRQISLALKWLVEAARNRGKHRGSYTMVERLKAELLDALEGKGGAIKKKEDTHKMAEANKVFAHFRW
- the rpsL gene encoding 30S ribosomal protein S12 produces the protein MPTINQLVKYGREQKRKRSKSPALEGNPQKRGVCVRVYTVTPKKPNSALRKVTRVRLSNGIEVTAYIPGEGHNLQEHSIVLVRGGRVKDLPGVRYKVIRGALDTAGVANRKQSRSKYGAKRPKQTGGKK
- the rpoC gene encoding DNA-directed RNA polymerase subunit beta' — protein: MRKGLLPFEKIKLMLASPDDIRSWSYGEVKKPETINYRTHKPEKDGLFCAKIFGPIKDYECLCGKYRGKRFEGTICDRCGVEVTKSYVRRKRFGHIELAAPVAHIWFLKSSPSKIATLLNLSARDAERVVYFESYLVIEYPMSEEEEKKFEEMEDTVPIKDDMGNTKFVKLYVVDEDKYLSEYATSLEHRYESGMGAEIIKKVLASLDLQAFARKLREEIKPYSLGFEDLGKHLEEKYKKIYHKMVKVIAENFRLYGVDLKHAESVTLDQAILGILNEELYLNVETGEVLSEDCGESCLTGKEALREYYERVKERRKDLPVFEKIKEDIRSAVLKEVSEAKVRKAIRVLKLVEDFIKSGNRPEWMILEVLPVLPPELRPLVALDGGRFATSDLNDLYRRIINRNNRLKRLIELDAPEIIIRNEKRMLQEVVSALIDNGKRGRVVTQNGRALKSLSDYLKGKQGRFRQNLLGKRVDYSGRSVIVVGPELKMHQCGLPRIMALELFKPFVYRRLEEKGYATSIKNAKKLVEQKTAEVWECLEEVIKQHPVLLNRAPTLHRMSIQAFEPVLIDGKAIQLHPLVCPPFNADFDGDQMAVHVPLGITAQLEAYILMLSTQNIISPAHGKPITMPSQDMILGVYYITQEVPGAKGEGKLFLSKEDVLLALENQKVDMHARIKLRLEDSKIIETTPGRVLFNSILPEGHPFVNEPLDKKKVSKLITNIYNRYGTEKTAKFLDDLKELGFNMATKAAISISVDDLQIPSIKRDILKEAFQQADEIIDQYMKGLLTNKERYNRIIDLWSEITDKVSKAMFEEIEKSQREEEGKVYPGIFNPIYMMANSGARGNRDQIRQLAAMRGLMAKHTGEFIETPIISNFREGLSVLEYFISTYGARKGLADTALKTAFAGYLTRRLVDVAQDIMITEHDCKTHKGIDMTAIVEGGEEKVPLRERIIGRTLAEDIVDPYTGEVIVKRNQIVDENLADRIVHAGIESVKVRSPLTCEAKFGVCAMCYGWDLSQRKLVDVGEAIGIIAAQSIGEPGTQLTMRTFHIGGAAVAEKVQNVLVCETSGTVKYYNMKLIRNREGKFINISKDAAIAILDRDSRPVERHSVPYASVIFVEEGKEVKEGTTLAEWDPFNTYIIAEEGGKVEFKDIVLDVTVKEERDPLSGKTSTVVSFTRPKDAMLHTPRIVVTTAEGRELAYDLPVNSILNIPPENIKVEWLICPTCSESEGTEIQHKYYVVKDYQVQPGDVLARIPKEMAKVRDIVGGLPRVEELFEARKPKNPAILTEIDGTVRIYEDADEVILYNPRTGETRRYDIRKDEYILVSHGQYIQKGTNITETVKAEIDGQVRIKGRGYKLVVYNKDTGLQREYFVPKGKHLLVKNGDTVSAGDPLTDGTPVPEEILRIKGMDELQKFLLKEVQMVYRLQGVDINDKHFEIIIRQMLRKRRIVDPGDSRFLVNEEVDVEDLEQEIQRIKEEGGKLPKVEPILVGISKAALTARSWISAASFQETPKVLTDASCEGKVDDLRGIKENVIIGNLIPAGTGSGKHAMVKLAEETKVKALKDVL
- a CDS encoding DNA-directed RNA polymerase subunit beta, with protein sequence MRRNLSLPRKFFGRRSEILEPPHLLFLPKESFENFLQFKRSPQERQAKGLEYIFRTSFPFKDPDEKITVEYLGYEVGEWECNRCGYKAYNDQTFLGGYGVKCPKCSTPLTYREKYSVDECKTKGFTYAVPLRVLVRLKAKTKKGEKVLEPRKVYFGEIPMMTDTGSFVINGSERIVVSQLIRSPGVFFEEKEERQKDTTIVRIIYRASIIPDKGSRVEFELSSTTDLLTARVDKKKVSGSYMFRALGLETAYDILKYFYPETKAYFSEGERLFDRQTGEEFKAEDLTNNYLFAVLRYKGKLEGKGKEEEFLEERYIEDVEDLERLLKDERIKVELLTAVPRDSAVKSPYGKIIIETLISETSPRDPDKRSSIVIPSRFTFRDIALVDIYKKLRAVEPMVMELEHLVSRARSHFSLYFEDITRYDLSRVGRVKINAKVHKPPKILKPADVEKLANMPPLALAENVDTYAEGELVTEQMLKEIFKIKDQVKVRDYTEDSARFILPIDLINTVKYLIDLRFGREKKDDIAYLGNRRVRAIGELLENQARIGVARMEKFFRDRCTVANPEDPHLKPQDLLNPRYLTSALYEFLKGGTLSQYLDNTNPLSSLTHKRRLSALGPGGLTRESAKFEIRDVHPSHYGRICPIETPEGQNIGLVTSLTVYAQINEFGFIITPYRKVVNGKVTDEIEYLAAYEEENYVIAQYTPTDEEGNIKTDRVFARYKNDIQIVKPEQVNYMDVSSRQVVSVSASLIPFLEHDDANRALMGSNMQRQAVPLVFTSSPLVGTGMERKVAYDSAAVIVAKRGGIVEEVDSRRIIVRVNPEEIDPNDPTDMGIDIYELKKMSRTNQNTCINERPLVFKGQKVNKGEILADGQSTQKGELALGKDVLVAFMPWRGYNFEDAIVISERLVKEDVFTSIHIEELEVEARETKIGYEEITRSVPGVPERMLAHLDEFGIVRIGTYVKPGDILVGKVTPKGEQQLTPEEKLLQAIFGEKSRDVKDTSLRCPPGVEGVVVDVQVFARKVGERRNYLAEHVERQEKEALRNDLEKKKKLLVEGRNSIVKDLVLGKKTDRDITVKKKTYKAGTQIDEKTFDILLNYIIAKPENLFEDKDLCSKINEVRDRTKAQVELLERMYKEKEESIGKRSELPPGVVTLVKVYIAQKRKIKVGDKMAGRHGNKGVISVVLPVEDMPFLPDGTPVDVVLNPLGVPSRMNVGQILETHLGWALKELGKKLGELISEMADRQEIVEFLKKIYSVGDTHYGENAGYIESFLNGLSDEDFWEVIRSYAEKGIPVATPVFEGANEDQIKELLKMADLPENGRITLYDGRTGEPFDTKVTVGYMYMLKLIHMVDDKIHARSTGPYSLVTQQPLGGRAQFGGQRLGEMEVWALEAHGAAYTLQEMLTVKSDDIEGRTKVYEAIVKGRYTYTPGIPESFRVLVRELKALGLNVKCENGESKPCDQIEIEEEER
- the rplL gene encoding 50S ribosomal protein L7/L12 translates to MATLTIDEIVEAIGNMTLLEVAELVKKLEEKFGVSAAMVAAAPAAVAGGPSAPTAVEEKTEFDVILKSAGANKINVIKVVREITGLGLKEAKDLVESAPKPVKEGVSKEEAENIKKKLEEAGAEVEIK
- the rplJ gene encoding 50S ribosomal protein L10; this encodes MERKSWKEKEKKVKGYRERMERSNLLIFLNFTGIDAGAMSKLRVDIRSSGGEVLVGKNTLFYRAFMDTPLSDHREVLVGPTAIIFSYKDPVLLAKKVYEFAKEINKDNPLEKIKGGYMQGRFLKPADIQSLAELPPMEVLISKLMGTLQAPLINFIMALKALPQKLVLTLKALEEKKS